Proteins co-encoded in one Papaver somniferum cultivar HN1 chromosome 5, ASM357369v1, whole genome shotgun sequence genomic window:
- the LOC113281227 gene encoding uncharacterized protein LOC113281227, with product MLQDNAFDPYSEFQYVGVSLVLKVLRVEIPVQSVFILDFGAANAFIFTFSNASISCNNSGCHNELSTCCIKEKNKNWDQIYYSSSSVGGVTRVHLPRCLQVFNLDIERKDKKWEERNQEPQVFRTFYQ from the exons ATGTTGCAAGATAATGCCTTTGATCCGTATTCTGAGTTTCAGTATGTGGGGGTTTCCTTGGTTCTGAAGGTTTTGAGAGTTGAAATACCTGTACAGTCAGTGTTTATATTAGATTTTGGTGCAGCAAATGCATTTATTTTCACATTTAGTAATGCAAGCATTTCGTGTAATAACTCAG GATGCCACAATGAATTATCCACATGCTGCATCAAGGAAAAGAACAAGAATTGGGATCAAATATATTACTCAAGCTCAAGTGTTGGTGGTGTAACAAGAGTTCATTTGCCAAGGTGTTTGCAGGTTTTTAACTTGGACATCGAGAGGAAGGACAAAAAATGGGAAGAAAGGAATCAAGAACCTCAAGTATTTCGAACTTTTTACCAATAA